A genomic stretch from Paraburkholderia dioscoreae includes:
- a CDS encoding acyl-CoA dehydrogenase family protein, with translation MEVKRNVYREDHEMLRETARRFFERECLPRQAQWDEAGCVDRETWLKAGREGLLCVTVPEEYGGGGGDFGHSAIVAEELHRAGVSGFSYSVHSDITAPYIVRLGTEEQKRNWLPPICRGEKILAIAMTEPGTGSDLKSIRTTAVRDGDDYVINGSKTFISNGLNCDMVVVVCKTDPSAGAKGVSLIMVETDRAGFRRGRKLEKVGQAAADTAELFFDNVRVPAGNLIGNENGGFIHLMEELPQERLIIAVYCAAKLERQLELTLQYVKDRRAFNQTVWDFQNTKFKLADVKAQAVAVRTLVDYYIREHMERKLTLQEAAIAKLFATEAMWKCIDEMVQLHGGYGYMLEYPIARAFADMRVTRIFGGTSEVLRDLISRKL, from the coding sequence GTGGAAGTCAAACGTAATGTCTATCGCGAGGATCACGAGATGCTGCGTGAAACCGCGCGGCGTTTCTTCGAACGGGAGTGCCTGCCGCGGCAGGCGCAGTGGGACGAGGCCGGCTGCGTCGATCGCGAGACCTGGCTAAAGGCCGGGCGGGAAGGTCTGCTGTGCGTGACCGTGCCGGAAGAATACGGCGGTGGCGGCGGCGATTTCGGTCATTCGGCGATCGTCGCGGAAGAGTTGCACCGTGCGGGTGTGTCGGGTTTCAGCTATTCCGTGCACTCCGATATCACCGCGCCGTACATCGTTCGTCTCGGCACCGAAGAGCAGAAACGCAACTGGCTACCGCCCATTTGCCGCGGCGAAAAGATCCTCGCGATCGCGATGACCGAACCCGGTACGGGCTCCGATCTGAAGTCGATCCGTACCACCGCGGTGCGTGACGGCGACGACTACGTCATCAACGGCAGCAAGACTTTCATCTCCAACGGCCTGAACTGCGACATGGTGGTGGTGGTCTGCAAGACCGATCCGTCGGCGGGCGCGAAGGGCGTAAGTCTCATCATGGTCGAAACCGACCGTGCGGGTTTTCGCCGTGGCCGCAAGCTCGAAAAAGTGGGGCAGGCCGCCGCGGATACCGCCGAACTGTTCTTCGACAACGTGCGTGTGCCGGCCGGCAACCTGATCGGCAACGAGAACGGCGGCTTCATTCACCTGATGGAAGAACTGCCGCAAGAGCGCCTGATCATCGCGGTGTATTGCGCGGCGAAGCTGGAGCGGCAACTCGAACTGACGCTGCAATACGTTAAGGACCGCCGCGCGTTCAATCAAACCGTGTGGGACTTCCAGAACACCAAATTCAAGCTCGCCGATGTGAAGGCGCAAGCCGTTGCGGTCCGCACGCTGGTGGACTACTACATTCGCGAGCATATGGAGCGCAAGCTCACGCTGCAGGAAGCGGCCATTGCCAAGCTGTTCGCGACCGAAGCAATGTGGAAGTGCATCGACGAAATGGTTCAGCTGCATGGCGGTTACGGCTACATGCTGGAATATCCGATTGCCCGTGCTTTTGCCGACATGCGCGTTACGCGCATTTTCGGCGGGACCAGCGAAGTCTTGCGGGATCTCATCTCGCGCAAGCTTTAA
- a CDS encoding lipid-transfer protein yields MSEKVLVAGVGMIQFAKPGASQSYTEMGAEATRRALADAGIAYDLVQQAFAGYVYGDSTCGQTALYEVGMTGIPIVNVNNNCSTGSTALYLARQAIATGDADCVLALGFEQMQSGALKSHWDDRPVTRARFVPIMHGLTADLAHLPQALRTFGGAGREHMQRYGTRMETFAAVRAKASRHAANNPLALFRKQVTTEDVMNDTVLMPGVMTRLMACPPTCGGAAAILVSEKFAKKHGLRTDVQIVAQSLTTDPPASFDPPSMLNYVGTHMTRSAANKVYEKAGIGPEDVDVCELHDCFAHNEVICYESLGFCPEGGAEKFVSDGDNTYGGKVVVNPSGGLLSKGHPLGATGLAQCYELTHQLRGTADQRQVQGAKLALQHNLGLGGACVVTLYGKY; encoded by the coding sequence ATGAGCGAAAAAGTACTGGTGGCGGGCGTCGGCATGATCCAGTTCGCCAAGCCCGGCGCGAGCCAGAGCTACACCGAAATGGGCGCTGAAGCGACCCGCCGCGCACTGGCCGATGCGGGCATCGCGTACGACCTCGTGCAGCAGGCCTTCGCCGGCTATGTGTACGGCGACTCCACGTGCGGCCAGACCGCGCTGTACGAAGTGGGCATGACGGGCATTCCGATCGTCAACGTCAATAACAATTGTTCGACGGGTTCGACCGCGCTCTATCTCGCCCGCCAGGCGATTGCGACCGGCGACGCCGACTGCGTGCTCGCGCTCGGCTTCGAGCAGATGCAGTCCGGCGCATTGAAATCGCACTGGGACGACCGGCCGGTAACGCGTGCGCGTTTCGTGCCGATCATGCACGGCCTGACCGCCGACCTCGCGCATCTGCCGCAGGCGCTACGCACGTTCGGCGGCGCGGGGCGCGAACACATGCAGCGTTACGGCACGCGCATGGAAACTTTCGCCGCGGTGCGGGCCAAGGCGAGCCGACACGCGGCGAACAACCCGCTGGCGCTGTTCCGCAAACAGGTCACGACCGAAGACGTGATGAACGACACGGTGCTGATGCCCGGCGTGATGACGCGTCTGATGGCGTGTCCGCCCACTTGCGGCGGCGCGGCGGCGATCCTCGTTTCCGAGAAGTTCGCGAAGAAACACGGCTTGCGCACGGATGTGCAGATCGTTGCGCAGTCGCTCACCACCGATCCGCCGGCTTCGTTCGATCCACCCTCGATGCTCAACTACGTCGGCACGCACATGACGCGTTCGGCCGCGAACAAGGTCTACGAAAAAGCCGGTATCGGACCGGAAGACGTCGACGTATGCGAGCTGCACGACTGTTTCGCGCACAACGAAGTCATCTGTTACGAATCGCTCGGCTTCTGTCCGGAAGGCGGCGCCGAGAAGTTCGTCAGCGACGGCGACAACACGTACGGTGGCAAGGTGGTGGTCAATCCGTCGGGCGGTCTGCTTTCCAAGGGGCATCCGCTGGGTGCGACCGGCCTTGCACAGTGCTATGAACTGACCCACCAGCTGCGCGGCACCGCCGACCAGCGTCAGGTGCAAGGCGCAAAGCTGGCGCTTCAACACAATCTCGGCCTCGGTGGCGCGTGCGTGGTGACGTTATACGGCAAGTACTGA
- a CDS encoding SDR family oxidoreductase encodes MQQLCKNRVVVITGAGRGLGREYALEFARQGAKIVVNDLGGKGDGSGAASGPALDVVAEIEGLGGEAVANFDDVADWNGAKNMIDTAISVFGGLDVLVNNAGILRDRTLANMSEEDWDSVIRVHMRGTFAPSHHAAAYWRDEAKAGRERVARLINTSSSSGLYCNPGQANYGAAKAGIAAMSVIAARELERYGVTVNAIYPTAMSRLTEDIFAKRRDEFTAGAAPGFDPLDAGNVAPLVAWLGSSASSGITGRVFGVRGGRITVAEGWHAGPRIEKDGRWDVAELGALIPQLVEQAAPNALTSGEIPALVA; translated from the coding sequence ATGCAGCAGCTTTGCAAAAATCGCGTTGTTGTCATCACCGGCGCTGGACGGGGTCTGGGGCGCGAATATGCGCTGGAGTTCGCCCGCCAGGGCGCGAAAATCGTCGTCAACGACCTCGGCGGCAAGGGTGATGGGTCAGGCGCGGCGAGCGGTCCTGCGCTCGACGTGGTCGCGGAAATCGAAGGGCTCGGCGGCGAGGCTGTCGCCAATTTCGACGACGTGGCCGACTGGAATGGCGCAAAGAACATGATCGACACGGCCATTTCCGTGTTCGGCGGACTCGACGTGCTGGTCAACAACGCCGGCATTCTGCGCGACCGCACGCTCGCCAACATGAGCGAGGAAGACTGGGACTCGGTGATTCGCGTGCACATGCGCGGCACCTTTGCACCGTCGCACCACGCCGCCGCATACTGGCGCGATGAGGCCAAGGCGGGGCGCGAGCGGGTGGCACGGCTTATCAACACCAGTTCGTCGTCGGGTCTCTACTGCAACCCGGGCCAGGCCAACTACGGCGCGGCGAAGGCGGGCATCGCGGCCATGTCGGTGATTGCCGCTCGTGAGCTGGAGCGCTATGGTGTGACGGTGAATGCGATCTATCCGACCGCGATGAGCCGTCTGACCGAAGACATCTTCGCGAAGCGGCGCGACGAATTCACCGCTGGCGCCGCACCCGGCTTCGATCCGCTGGACGCGGGCAACGTCGCGCCCCTGGTGGCATGGCTTGGCAGCAGTGCGTCGAGCGGTATCACCGGGCGTGTATTCGGCGTGCGCGGCGGTCGTATTACCGTGGCTGAAGGCTGGCATGCGGGCCCGCGCATCGAAAAGGACGGGCGTTGGGACGTGGCGGAACTCGGCGCGCTGATACCGCAACTGGTGGAACAGGCCGCGCCGAATGCGCTGACCTCCGGCGAGATTCCGGCGCTGGTGGCGTAA
- a CDS encoding acyl-CoA synthetase translates to MSGTPKYLGDHAGLTPDKAAAINSTSGEILTYRELDERSNRFAQCLYAAGLRRGDHIAMVLENNMRCFEVCWAALRSGLMITPVNRYLTAAEAAGIIEDSHAQVVVSSFAMRELAAGLTGMMPTCRLRLMVDGTISGWDSYEALTGRYPATRLADEWLGAMMIYSSGTTGRPKGIVRAQPQGRVTEGSGSARRPQFERYGFDAQTVYLSPAPLYHTAPLGYGIETQFGGGTVVFMEKFDPLEALQAIERYRVTHSQWVPTMLIRLLKLGPAVRNAFDLSSHRVAIHAAAPCPQEVKRQMIDWWGTIIEEYYSSTEGNGVTTLNTEEWLAHPGSVGRALLGVIHICDDDGNELPVGETGTVYFERDQLPFHYHNDPDKTRAAQHPRHPVWTAVGDIGHVDGDGYLYLTDRKAFMIISGGVNIYPQAIEDALAVHPDVQDAAVIGVPDAEMGEQVKAIVEPAPGVAPSDALAERLLAYLRTRVARYMVPRSIDFIDAMPRLPTGKLYKQALRERYGARAERADS, encoded by the coding sequence ATGAGCGGAACCCCGAAGTATCTCGGCGATCATGCCGGATTGACGCCGGACAAAGCCGCCGCGATCAACAGCACGAGCGGCGAGATACTAACCTATCGCGAACTCGACGAGCGTTCCAATCGCTTCGCACAATGTCTGTACGCGGCGGGATTGCGGCGCGGCGACCATATCGCGATGGTGCTCGAAAACAACATGCGCTGCTTCGAGGTGTGTTGGGCGGCGCTGCGTTCGGGTCTGATGATCACGCCGGTCAACCGGTATCTGACCGCGGCGGAAGCAGCCGGCATTATCGAGGACAGCCATGCGCAAGTGGTGGTCAGTTCATTTGCAATGCGCGAACTCGCGGCCGGACTGACCGGCATGATGCCGACGTGCCGCCTGCGGCTGATGGTCGACGGCACCATTTCCGGCTGGGACAGCTACGAAGCGCTCACCGGCCGGTATCCCGCAACGCGTCTTGCCGACGAATGGCTGGGCGCCATGATGATCTATAGCTCGGGTACGACCGGCCGTCCAAAGGGCATCGTTCGCGCGCAGCCGCAAGGCCGGGTGACCGAAGGTTCCGGTTCCGCGCGCCGTCCGCAGTTCGAGCGCTATGGCTTCGACGCGCAAACGGTGTATCTGTCGCCGGCGCCGCTCTATCACACCGCGCCGCTCGGCTACGGAATCGAAACGCAGTTCGGCGGCGGCACCGTGGTCTTCATGGAGAAGTTCGATCCGCTCGAGGCGTTGCAGGCGATCGAGCGCTATCGCGTCACGCACAGCCAGTGGGTGCCGACCATGCTGATCCGCCTGCTCAAGCTCGGCCCCGCTGTGCGCAACGCGTTCGACCTGTCGAGCCATCGCGTGGCGATCCATGCGGCGGCGCCGTGTCCGCAGGAGGTCAAGCGGCAGATGATCGACTGGTGGGGGACGATCATCGAGGAGTATTACTCGTCGACCGAAGGCAACGGCGTGACCACGCTCAACACCGAGGAGTGGCTTGCGCACCCGGGCTCCGTTGGCCGCGCGCTGCTGGGCGTCATTCATATCTGCGACGACGACGGCAACGAATTGCCGGTGGGCGAAACCGGAACCGTCTATTTCGAGCGCGACCAGTTGCCGTTCCACTACCACAACGATCCTGACAAGACCCGTGCCGCACAGCATCCGCGCCATCCGGTCTGGACGGCCGTCGGCGACATAGGGCATGTGGATGGCGACGGCTACCTGTATCTGACCGACCGCAAGGCGTTCATGATCATTTCGGGAGGAGTCAACATCTATCCGCAAGCGATCGAGGACGCGCTGGCGGTGCATCCCGATGTGCAGGATGCGGCGGTGATCGGTGTGCCCGATGCCGAGATGGGCGAGCAGGTCAAAGCGATTGTCGAGCCGGCGCCCGGTGTGGCGCCGTCGGATGCGCTCGCGGAACGACTATTGGCTTACCTGCGCACGCGGGTGGCGCGCTACATGGTGCCGCGCTCCATCGACTTCATCGACGCGATGCCGCGGCTGCCTACCGGCAAGCTGTACAAGCAGGCACTGCGCGAGCGCTATGGCGCGCGAGCGGAGCGTGCGGATTCATAG
- a CDS encoding acyl-CoA dehydrogenase family protein, giving the protein MNNLLDAFHLTALPAAAEAFRAEVKHFLDEHLPPAPADVRARSWMGFDADFSRRLAARGWIGLTLPASYGGAGMDAFRRFVLVEELLAAGAPVAAHWIADRQSGPLILRYGTEAQKDFYLPRICAASAFFCIGMSEPDSGSDLASVRTRAVRCDGGWRLTGRKIWTTNAQHCQYMIALVRSSGVPEDRQKGLSQFIVDLSLPGVEVRPIVDLTGDAHFSEVTFDNVFLANDALIGDEGAGWQQVTAELAFERSGPERLYSSVVLLDCWHAQLRRHGASDADLALLGSFATQLATLRCLSIAVTARLAHGESPVVEAALVKDIGTEFEQAIPAQLEAAISADPAQTIDPELYRTVAYLSQISPTFSLRGGTREVLRGMIARGLGLR; this is encoded by the coding sequence GTGAACAACCTGTTGGATGCTTTCCACCTGACGGCGCTGCCCGCCGCGGCCGAAGCCTTCCGGGCGGAAGTGAAGCACTTTCTTGACGAACACTTACCGCCGGCGCCGGCCGACGTGCGTGCCCGTTCCTGGATGGGCTTCGACGCGGACTTCAGCCGGCGCCTCGCGGCGCGCGGCTGGATCGGACTGACCCTGCCGGCCAGTTACGGCGGCGCGGGCATGGACGCGTTCCGTCGCTTCGTGCTGGTCGAGGAACTGCTGGCCGCGGGAGCGCCGGTCGCCGCGCACTGGATCGCCGACCGTCAGAGCGGCCCGCTGATTCTGCGCTACGGCACCGAGGCACAGAAAGACTTCTATCTGCCGCGCATCTGTGCCGCGAGCGCGTTTTTCTGCATCGGCATGAGCGAGCCCGACTCGGGTTCCGACCTCGCCAGCGTGCGCACGCGTGCGGTGCGCTGCGACGGCGGCTGGCGTCTGACCGGGCGCAAGATCTGGACGACCAACGCGCAGCATTGCCAATACATGATCGCGCTCGTGCGATCGTCGGGCGTGCCGGAAGACCGGCAGAAGGGACTGTCGCAGTTCATCGTCGATCTGTCGCTGCCCGGCGTCGAGGTGCGGCCGATCGTGGATCTCACCGGCGACGCCCACTTCTCCGAAGTGACCTTCGACAACGTATTCCTCGCCAACGACGCGTTGATCGGCGACGAGGGCGCCGGCTGGCAGCAGGTGACGGCCGAACTGGCCTTCGAGCGCAGCGGCCCCGAGCGGCTCTATTCGAGCGTCGTGCTGCTCGATTGCTGGCATGCGCAACTGCGCCGCCACGGCGCCAGCGACGCCGACCTCGCCTTGCTCGGCAGCTTCGCGACGCAACTGGCCACGCTGCGCTGTCTGTCGATCGCGGTCACCGCGCGGCTCGCGCACGGCGAAAGCCCGGTGGTCGAGGCGGCGCTCGTCAAGGACATCGGCACCGAGTTCGAACAGGCCATTCCCGCGCAGCTGGAAGCCGCGATCAGCGCGGACCCGGCACAGACCATCGACCCCGAGCTCTATCGCACGGTGGCCTACCTCAGCCAGATCTCGCCGACCTTCTCGCTGCGCGGCGGCACGCGCGAAGTACTGCGCGGCATGATCGCGCGCGGTCTTGGTTTGCGCTAA
- a CDS encoding acyl-CoA dehydrogenase — protein sequence MFTEAIEAILRDRATPEAIRAIETGGAPASIWNAVEEAGFLELLTPESAGGAGLSLPAIVPVFTAFGRYAVPVPLAQSIAARALLRETGVAAPAGMTTLAGACRRRENGSLEAPQVPFGMTCDHVLANVDGDLLLLDAARAERKPCGVHGSFSGTLGWGGDAVPAPLGSNGDEVLLFSAAIHAAAIAGAMDRVFAMTLQYCNDRWQFGKSIGKFQAVQHQLSVMAQHVASVGMASELAFSGTGAVPERLATAIAKARTSMAVPLVASTAHALHGAIGVTAEYDLQLYTRRLHEWRMADGSEAFWNRMVGNAALTHEHGTIADFTRTAPYATAA from the coding sequence ATGTTCACCGAAGCCATTGAAGCAATTCTGCGCGACCGCGCCACACCCGAAGCGATCCGCGCGATCGAGACCGGCGGCGCGCCCGCGTCGATCTGGAACGCAGTGGAGGAGGCCGGATTTCTGGAGTTGCTGACGCCGGAAAGCGCCGGCGGCGCCGGATTGTCACTGCCGGCGATCGTGCCGGTTTTCACGGCGTTTGGACGCTACGCGGTGCCCGTGCCGCTTGCGCAGAGCATCGCGGCGCGCGCGCTCCTGCGCGAGACCGGCGTTGCGGCGCCTGCCGGCATGACGACGCTCGCCGGCGCGTGCCGCCGCCGCGAGAACGGCTCGCTGGAAGCGCCGCAAGTGCCGTTCGGGATGACCTGCGATCACGTGCTGGCCAATGTCGACGGTGACCTCTTGCTGCTCGACGCAGCGCGAGCCGAACGCAAGCCGTGCGGTGTGCACGGCAGTTTTAGCGGCACGCTTGGCTGGGGGGGCGACGCGGTCCCGGCGCCGCTTGGATCGAACGGAGACGAGGTGCTGCTGTTCAGCGCGGCAATCCACGCGGCCGCTATCGCCGGAGCGATGGATCGCGTATTCGCCATGACCTTGCAGTACTGCAACGATCGCTGGCAATTCGGCAAGTCGATTGGCAAGTTCCAGGCGGTGCAGCATCAGTTGAGCGTGATGGCGCAGCATGTGGCATCAGTCGGAATGGCGTCCGAACTGGCGTTCTCCGGCACGGGCGCCGTACCTGAACGGCTTGCCACCGCGATCGCCAAAGCGCGCACGAGCATGGCGGTGCCGCTGGTGGCGTCGACGGCGCATGCGTTGCACGGCGCGATCGGCGTCACCGCCGAATACGATCTCCAGCTCTATACGCGCAGGCTGCATGAATGGCGCATGGCGGACGGTTCGGAGGCATTCTGGAATCGTATGGTGGGGAACGCAGCGCTCACGCACGAGCACGGCACGATCGCGGATTTCACGCGAACCGCGCCGTACGCAACGGCCGCGTGA
- a CDS encoding crotonase/enoyl-CoA hydratase family protein — protein MSQFLNYEQDEHIVTLTMNEPERRNPLTGNTAVEEFLAAIARIEADRSVRAVILTGAGTAFSSGGNIHDMERHASGSMPGMEIRQDYRRGIQQLPLALFNLEVPVIAAVNGAAIGAGLDLACMCDIRIASELARFAESFVKLGIIPGDGGAWLLPRIVGLSRAAEMTFTGQMIDAQQALEWNLVSRVVRHDDLLMIAQGLARSIAANPPHAVRLAKRLLREGMHCRLDTLLEMSAAYQALSHQTADHREAVSAFIEKRSPSFNG, from the coding sequence ATGAGCCAATTTCTGAACTACGAACAGGACGAACACATCGTCACGCTGACGATGAACGAACCGGAACGGCGCAATCCGCTCACCGGCAACACGGCGGTGGAGGAGTTTCTGGCGGCGATCGCACGGATCGAAGCCGATCGTTCCGTGCGGGCCGTGATCCTGACGGGCGCCGGCACGGCGTTCTCGTCGGGCGGCAATATCCACGATATGGAGCGGCATGCGTCGGGCAGCATGCCTGGCATGGAGATTCGCCAGGACTACCGGCGCGGCATTCAGCAACTGCCGCTGGCGCTGTTCAATCTGGAGGTGCCGGTCATCGCTGCCGTGAACGGCGCGGCGATCGGCGCGGGACTCGATCTCGCCTGCATGTGCGATATCCGCATCGCGTCCGAACTCGCCAGATTCGCCGAGAGTTTCGTCAAGCTGGGCATCATTCCCGGCGATGGCGGCGCGTGGCTGCTGCCGCGCATCGTTGGTCTGTCGCGCGCCGCGGAGATGACCTTCACGGGCCAGATGATCGATGCGCAACAGGCGCTCGAATGGAATCTGGTTTCCCGCGTCGTGCGGCACGACGATCTGCTCATGATCGCGCAAGGTCTCGCGCGGTCGATCGCCGCCAATCCGCCTCACGCAGTGCGGCTGGCCAAGCGGTTGTTGCGCGAAGGCATGCATTGCCGGCTGGATACGCTGCTGGAAATGTCGGCAGCTTATCAGGCGCTCTCGCATCAAACGGCGGATCATCGCGAAGCTGTGTCCGCGTTCATCGAGAAACGGTCGCCGTCGTTCAATGGATAG
- a CDS encoding acyl-CoA synthetase — MYLTQGLHRSLQQNPDRVAISFKERRRTFREFADRVARLAAALRGIGMTADDRVGMLALNSDRYLEYVMGVWWGGGVLNPVNIRWSAAEIAYSLNDCDTRILIVDDRFADIAREVCALARTPPILIHAGDGAAPPGMLSFDALIATAAPMPDAGRGGADLACIMYTGGTTGFPKGVMQTHLNIWSSCLMRIAESAPLPGSAVLHAAPFFHVAGLGRALVQFIAGEAHVVIPAFDAGDVLRAIGEERVSDTLLVPTMIQAVLNHPDFARTDLSSLKRLTYGASPIPETLLDRLIEALPGIQLAHSYGMTEACPSISANSPSNHDEAGRKSGLYRSIGRGLPGLMVKVVGSDGEEVPRGTVGEIVVRGPNVMAGYWRKPEETAQAVREGWLHTGDGAYMDAQGYLYIVDRIKDMIVSGGENVYSAEVESVIARHPAVAACAVIGIPHDTWGEAVHAVVVCKPGATLAEEEIREHCRQVIAGYKCPKSVEFREQLPLSGAGKVLKRAIRAPYWAGRARAVN; from the coding sequence ATGTATCTGACACAGGGCCTGCATCGCTCGCTGCAGCAGAACCCGGACCGGGTGGCGATTTCGTTCAAGGAGCGCCGGCGAACTTTTCGCGAATTCGCGGACCGGGTCGCGCGTCTGGCCGCCGCGCTGCGTGGGATCGGCATGACGGCGGATGACCGGGTCGGCATGCTCGCGCTCAATTCGGACCGCTACCTCGAATACGTAATGGGCGTGTGGTGGGGCGGTGGCGTGCTGAACCCGGTCAACATCCGCTGGAGCGCGGCGGAGATCGCTTATTCGCTGAACGATTGCGACACGCGCATCCTGATCGTCGACGACCGCTTCGCCGATATTGCACGCGAGGTGTGTGCGCTTGCCCGCACCCCACCGATCCTGATTCACGCCGGCGACGGCGCGGCGCCGCCCGGCATGCTCTCGTTCGACGCTTTGATCGCAACTGCGGCGCCGATGCCGGACGCCGGCCGTGGTGGTGCGGATCTCGCGTGCATCATGTACACCGGCGGCACGACCGGCTTTCCGAAAGGCGTGATGCAGACGCATCTGAACATCTGGTCGTCGTGCCTCATGCGGATTGCCGAGTCCGCGCCATTGCCCGGCAGCGCGGTGCTGCATGCGGCGCCGTTCTTCCATGTGGCGGGACTCGGGCGCGCGCTCGTGCAGTTCATTGCCGGCGAGGCGCACGTCGTCATTCCGGCTTTCGATGCGGGCGACGTGCTCAGGGCGATCGGCGAAGAGCGCGTGAGCGATACGCTGCTCGTGCCTACCATGATCCAGGCGGTGCTCAATCATCCCGACTTTGCCCGCACCGACCTGAGCAGCCTGAAGCGCCTCACCTACGGCGCGTCGCCGATCCCGGAAACGCTGCTGGACCGGCTGATCGAAGCGCTGCCCGGCATCCAGCTCGCGCATTCATACGGAATGACCGAGGCGTGTCCGAGCATTTCGGCGAACTCGCCTTCCAATCACGACGAAGCGGGCCGCAAGAGCGGCCTGTACCGCTCGATCGGTCGCGGCTTGCCGGGCCTGATGGTGAAGGTGGTCGGCAGCGACGGCGAGGAGGTGCCGCGCGGCACGGTCGGCGAGATTGTCGTACGCGGGCCGAACGTCATGGCCGGCTACTGGAGGAAGCCCGAGGAAACCGCGCAGGCCGTTCGCGAAGGCTGGCTGCATACCGGCGACGGCGCTTACATGGACGCTCAGGGTTATCTCTACATCGTGGACCGCATCAAGGACATGATCGTCAGCGGCGGCGAGAACGTTTACTCCGCCGAAGTGGAGAGTGTGATCGCGCGGCATCCCGCGGTTGCCGCGTGCGCCGTCATCGGCATTCCGCACGACACGTGGGGCGAAGCCGTGCACGCCGTGGTGGTATGCAAGCCCGGCGCGACACTCGCGGAAGAAGAGATTCGCGAGCATTGCCGCCAGGTCATTGCCGGCTACAAGTGCCCGAAGTCGGTCGAGTTCCGTGAGCAACTGCCGTTGTCGGGCGCGGGTAAGGTGCTGAAGCGCGCAATCCGCGCGCCGTATTGGGCCGGCAGGGCGCGAGCCGTCAACTAG
- a CDS encoding CaiB/BaiF CoA transferase family protein yields MGVLSGIRVLEFEAIGPGPFGAMLLADMGADVLRIDRPLPPQDLGPKTNGKRADVTGRGRRSVTLDLKQPQAVEAALDLISRADVVIEGFRPGTMERLGLGPQAALARNPRLVYGRMTGWGQTGPLAERAGHDLNYIALSGVLSGIGRAGEPPVPPLNLVGDYGGGGMLLALGVVAALFNVQRGGEGQVVDAAMIEGAAQLGSVIWGLLASGNWREERASNLLDGGTPWYDSYRTKDGGYMAVGAVESRFYAELLSKLGLAEAGLPAQHDRSGWPVLRERFAAAFLTCTRDEWCAVFEGSDACVAPVLSFSEAPAHPQHRARGSFVEVAGVVQPAPAPRFSATPSAIAKPAPQRGEHGLAALRDWGFDEAAVERMREHGLGYRPEA; encoded by the coding sequence ATGGGTGTTTTGAGCGGTATTCGCGTGCTGGAATTCGAGGCTATCGGCCCGGGCCCTTTCGGCGCCATGTTGCTGGCCGATATGGGGGCGGACGTTTTGCGCATCGACCGGCCGCTTCCTCCCCAGGACCTGGGGCCGAAGACCAACGGCAAGCGTGCCGATGTCACGGGGCGCGGCCGTCGCTCGGTCACGCTCGATCTGAAGCAGCCGCAGGCGGTCGAGGCCGCATTGGATCTGATCTCGCGCGCCGATGTCGTGATCGAAGGTTTTCGCCCCGGCACGATGGAGCGTCTCGGGCTTGGACCGCAAGCCGCTCTGGCTCGCAATCCTCGGCTCGTGTACGGGCGCATGACGGGTTGGGGCCAAACGGGTCCACTCGCTGAGCGGGCCGGCCACGATCTCAACTACATTGCGTTGTCCGGTGTGCTGTCGGGCATCGGCCGCGCCGGTGAGCCGCCCGTGCCGCCGTTGAACCTCGTGGGCGACTACGGCGGCGGCGGCATGCTGCTGGCGTTGGGCGTGGTGGCGGCATTGTTCAATGTGCAGCGCGGCGGCGAGGGGCAGGTGGTCGACGCTGCGATGATCGAAGGTGCGGCGCAATTGGGTTCGGTGATCTGGGGGCTGCTCGCCTCGGGCAACTGGCGGGAAGAGCGCGCCAGCAATCTGCTGGATGGCGGCACCCCCTGGTACGACAGTTACCGCACGAAAGACGGCGGCTACATGGCGGTCGGCGCGGTCGAATCGCGCTTCTACGCGGAACTGCTGTCGAAGCTCGGCCTCGCGGAGGCGGGCCTGCCGGCACAGCACGATCGCAGCGGCTGGCCGGTATTGCGTGAACGATTTGCCGCGGCGTTCCTCACGTGCACGCGCGACGAATGGTGTGCGGTGTTCGAAGGCAGCGACGCGTGCGTCGCGCCGGTGCTGAGTTTCTCGGAAGCGCCCGCGCATCCGCAGCACCGTGCGCGCGGCAGCTTCGTCGAAGTGGCGGGCGTGGTTCAGCCGGCACCCGCGCCGCGTTTTTCCGCGACACCCTCGGCGATCGCGAAGCCCGCGCCGCAGCGCGGCGAACATGGGCTTGCCGCCTTGCGCGATTGGGGATTCGACGAGGCCGCTGTCGAACGCATGCGCGAACACGGCTTGGGTTATCGGCCTGAAGCGTAA